AATCGACGCTGAGGTGATAGACCTTCGAACGCTCGTTCCTCTTGATCTCGATACAATTGAAGAGTCGGTCCGCAAAACAGGCCGATGTGTCATTGTGCATGAGGCAACTCGCACCTGCGGATTTGGCGCAGAGCTCATGGCAACCGTGAGTGAAGAATGCCTGTATAGCCTCGAAGCACCTCCTATACGTGTCACCGGGTGGGACACACCTTATCCGCATTCTCAAGAGTGGGACTATTTCCCAAGCCCCGCTCGGGTTGCCGCAGCACTAAAGCAAGTTCTGGAGAGCTGACTATGGGCGAATTTGTTATTAAATTACCGGATATTGGCGAGGGCGTCGCAGAAGCTGAGCTCGTAGAGTGGTTGGTTGAAGAAGGCCAAGCTGTACGAGAGGATGACCCGCTGGCCGCGGTGATGACTGACAAAGCCACTGTCGAAATCCCATCTCCTGTTGAAGGCAGTATCCAATGGCTCGGCCCTGCAATTGGAGATGTGGTGGCCGTTGGGTCGCCCATCATAAAGCTTGAGATTTCAGGAGAAGGGAATATCGAACCTGGAACAGAGCTTTCAGTCGAAAAGGCTTCTGAAGAGGGTAAAGCTGACAGCGTTGAAATCGCTGAACCCCCTTCAGAACCGGTGACCAAAACGGCAAAAGCACCTGAGCTTTCAGTCGATAAAATCCAGCATCCGGTTTCAAAGAGCAATATTCCTGGTTTGCCGCGCCAACCAGGTGAGAAACCAATCGCTCCACCAGCTGTGAGAGCAAAAGCCGTTGCAGCTGGCATTGACCTACGCCGAGTGGCTGGCACCGGCCCAGCTGGGCGCATAACCCATGAGGACCTAGCTCAGTTTATAGCATCTGGGGGGGCGACGGTCGGGGCGGGCGCTGTGAGAATGGCGAACACTGATGTAAAAGACATTCGAGTGGTCGGCTTGCGCCGAGTCATTTCAGAGAAAATCTCCGCCGCTAAGTCCAAGATTCCGCACTTTTCTTATATTGAAGAAGTAGATGTCACAGCGCTTGAGGAGCTGCGCTCACAACTCAATCGTGACCGACGCGAAGATCAGACCAAGCTCACATTGCTACCATTCCTCATGCGCGCGATGGTGAAAGCAATCGCCGAGATCCCTCAAATGAATTCTGTTTTCGATGACGATGCTGGAATTGTGCACGAATACGGCGGCGTGCATATCGGGATCGCGACGCAAACCGACACTGGATTGGTTGTGCCTGTCGTTCGACACGCAGAAGCCTTGAGTATATGGCAATGCGCGAGTGAAGTCTCGCGTGTCTCGTCCGCCGCGCGTGACGGCAGCGCCAAGCGAGATGAACTTTCAGGGTCCTCCATAACGATCACATCCCTTGGGGCACTCGGGGGAGTGGCGACAACGCCAGTCATCAACCGCCCAGAGGTTTCGATTATCGGTGTCAACAAAATGCGGGTGGCTCCAGTTTGGGATGGAACAGAGTTTCGCCCCCGAAAGATTATGAATCTGTCTTCGAGTTTTGACCATCGGATTATTGATGGTTGGGATGCGGCTTTGTTCATTCAGAAGATTAAATTGCTTCTTGAAAATCCCGCCATGATTTTCGTCGAGGATTAGAAAATGAAAGACCTTAGTTGCAAGCTGTTGGTAATTGGCGCAGGTCCAGGAGGCTACGTATGTGCTATTCGTGCCGGACAATTGGGTGTCGACACCATCATCGTCGAGAAGCAGGCGGCGGGCGGCACCTGTTTGAACGTCGGGTGCATCCCCTCCAAAGCGATGATTCATGCAGGAGAGGTGTTTCACCAAGCCACCGTCAACCAAACAGGCTCAGAAATCGGTATCAAAGCTGGAAAACCCAAGATCCAACTCAAAAAAACCGTTGCCTGGAAAGATGGGATTGTAACTCGTCTTACGGGCGGAGTTTCTGCGCTTCTCAAAAAGAACAAGGTGCGTCGTCTCGATGGTGAAGCGTCACTTGTAGATGGAAAGACTGTGGATGTCGAAACTGCAGAAGGCACGATCAGAGTTACGGCCGAAAACGTAGTGATCGCAACGGGATCTGTCCCGGTTGAACTTGCATCGCTTCCTTTTGGAGAAAACACGATCTCCTCAACTGAAGCGTTAAGCTTGAGCGCGGTACCCGAGAAGCTCGCCGTTATTGGTGGCGGCTATATTGGTCTCGAACTGGGCACAGCCTACGCCAAACTAGGTAGCGAGGTTACAATTGTTGAAGCAGAATCCCGTATTTTAGCTCAGTACGATGCAGAACTTACTAAACCGGTGGCTAAACGTCTTGATGCGCTCGGGATGAGTGTGCGCTTAGACTCGCTTGCTGTCGGTCTAAATGGCGATCAAGACGCACTTATCATCGAAACGAAGAGCGGCGACAAAGAGGAGTTGCTGGTCGATAAAGTACTGGTAACCGTTGGACGAAAACCCCTAACCGAGGGTTGGGGTAGGGAAAACGTGTTTCTCGAAATGGATGGTCCATTCTTGAAAATCGATGATCAGTGCCAAACAAGTATGGCCAATGTCTACGCGATCGGGGACGTCACTGGAGAACCAATGTTGGCTCATCGAGCCATGGCACAAGGGGAGATGGTTGCAGAAATCGTTGCTGGACATAATCTAAAATGGGATAAGCGCGTTATTCCGGCAATCTGTTTCACAGATCCAGAGGTTTTGTGCGCCGGTCTTTCACCAAATGAGGCTAAGGACCAAGGCTTCGAAATCGAAACAGCGATGTTTCCTTTCGCGGCAAATGGGCGTGCTATGACTGTCGAGCACGATGAGGGGTTCGTGAGGGTTGTCGCGCGAAAAGACAATCACCTCATCCTGGGGCTGCAAGCTGTTGGACATGGTGTATCGGAGCTCGCATCGGGTTTTGCGTTAGCAATAGAAATGGGCGCGTGTTTAGAAGATATCGCAGGGACTGTGCATGCTCATCCATCATTAGGAGAGGCCGTTCAAGAAAGCACCATGCGTTCGTTGGGACGTGCTTTACACATTTGAGTGCACTAATATGTCGCTTAGCTAGCGCGCAACAGATTCGTGTGGACACCAAAGAGTAGATCTCGAAAGTGTTGCATCATGCCTGTTTAGTGCCGGCTGAGTTGGGCAGCGCAAACAAACCTTTTTCAGCTCGAACACATTCAGAGATGTACGCGTTCACAGTTTGAATACGCCGAATATTTCGCGAGTCAGCATGCCCAATCAGCCAAAACTCACGGGTTAATCGAACCTGGTTAGGAAGAACCTGCCTTAGGGTCTCATATTGTGACGCGATGAAGTTTGGTAGAATACAAAGTCCGGCATCTCTTAAAGTAGCTGCAAGTTGCGCAACTAAATTATTGCTGCCCAGCGCAGTCTTTACCCCAGCATGAACATCATGCGCATAGTCTAATTCCGGCGCATATAACAGATCATCAATATAACCAACGAAGCGATGGTTTGAGAGATCGCGTTCTGTCTTTATCGGTGCAGAATTGTCCACGTAATCTCGTGATGCGAACAGACCTAACTCAAAATCAGTGAGCTTCTTCGCGACCAATCTGCCGCCTTCTGGACGACTGAGGACGATCGCCAAATCTGCTTCTCGCTTGGATAAGCTGACCAAGTTCGGGCTCGCAATAAGCTCAACGTTCAAATCAGGGTGCTTTTCCAGTAATCCCGTAAATCTGGGGGCCAGAAAGTAGCTTCCAAAACCCTCCGGAGCGGCAATTCGCACTGTTCCGGAAACGCTAAGATCATCGCCGCTGACTTGATCGATTGTTTGTAGTGCCAGCGCTTCCATGCCTTCAACCATCGTCAGAATAGAGCTGCCTTGTTCCGTTAGTTCATACCCTTGCGGAGATCTTGTGAACAAAGTGGCGTTTAAAGACTGCTCCAGGGCGGTTATGCGGCGCGCAACAGTTGTATGGTCTGTCTTCAATTGCTTGGCCGCTGCAACAAGTCGTCCTGAACGTGCGACGCTTAGAAATGCACGTAGATGATCCCAATTGAAATTAGACACCTGTGGATTATTGCACACCCGATCCGCCATATTTCACCTACTCTTCTAGGTTTAGTTCTGAGATATTCGCTTCAACGAAATTAGTTTTCAACCAATAATCGGAATGGTGAACAAAATGGCGTTTGATGCATTCTACAAAAACGAAGCGGCGGAAGTGGAAAAATCACAGTCAACGACCGAGCTTTTCGAAAATCTTGAAAAACCAGAGGCAGGTTGGGCGAAACACAATCCGGACGCCGCCTTGGCATACATTTATGTCACGCACCTAGATGATGGTATGGTCGATGAGATTCTGGCGGCAGCCTAACCGGTCAAATCGATAAGAGAATTGAATAGGGAGGCTGCGAAATGGCCCAGGCAGAGCAGAACACACAAATCACGCCTTTTTCAAAACTGAATTTGCAGGCAAGTTCAGATGCGTGGCAGCGCTTGGGGGCATCCATGGTGGCGCTGGCGATGGCAAACGCAAATCGGGCCCAGTCTAAACAAGCGCCGCTACCTTTTGACCAAGCGAAACTTTTCAGAGCAGCATCAGATGTTGTCCGCGGCGCGTGGAGCGCACCTGTGAATGTGATGAAATTCCAAGCGCAAGCAGCGAAGTCATGGACCGAGTTCTCGCTTGATGTCACCCGTCAGATGTTCGGCGGTAAAAGCCAACTAGATCTAAAGCCCGCTAAAACCGATCGCCGCTTTCGTGATTCAGAGTGGGATGAAAACCTCTACTTCAAAACGATAAAAGACAGCTACTTGCTCGCATCTCAGCAAATGATCGAGCTCGCAAATGAAGTTCTATCTTTAGATGAAGTCGCGCGTACGCGCCTGGATTTTTTGGTGCGACAGTACCTTAACGCAGTGGCACCCACGAACTTTGCGTTTTCTAACCCCGAAGTCATGAGAAAATCAGTTGAAGAGGGCGGCGCAAATCTGATTGGGGGGCTCGCCAATATGATTTCCGATTTGGCCTCCGATGACGCTTGGATTCGACGCGAGGCTGAAGACCACTTTATTCTTGGCGAAGATATAGCTGCCACTGAAGGCGCGGTTGTTTATCAAAATGACATCATGCAACTGATCCAATACGCGCCGTCTACTAAACAGGTTTATAAACGGCCGCTTCTTTATGTTCCGCCATTGGTCAACAAGTATTATCTGCTCGACCTCAAGCCTGCTTCCAGCCTATTCAAATGGCTGGTTGATCAAGGTCACACGGTTTTCACGATCTCATGGGTGAACCCTGAAAAAGTACACCGAGACTTCGATTTCGGCGATTACGTCGTCGATGGTGTCGTAGAAGCGCTTGATGTGGTTCGCGAGATAACCGGTGAGCCAAAGACCGATCTTTTCTCCTTCTGTATGGGGGGAGCGATCGCAGCCGGAGCGCTAGGCTACCTACAGGCCAAAGGCAAAAGCAAGCATGTCTCGTCAGCGACACTGATGGCGACCTTGGTCGATAATAGTCAGCTTGGAGAGTGGGGTACGTTTGCCACCAAAGAACAGGTTGAAGCTTTCAATCATCACGTTGAGCATGAGGGTTTAATCAGCGGCTCGGAATTGAAAAAGCTCTTTAGCGTCGTCAGAGCGAACGATTTGATTTGGTCCTCAGTTCTTGACCACTATTTGCTTGATCGTAAAGCCCCAGCGTCAGACCTTCTGCAATGGTTCAATGATGGATCAAACATCCCAGCCCGGTTCTCTCGGACATGGTCGCGTGATGTGCTCGCCGACAATAAACTTGCAAAGGCGGGCGGCCTAAAAGTGCGCGGCGTTCCGATTGACCTCAAAAAAGTGAAAACCCCGATCTTCAATCTTGCGCTACATGATGATCACGTAGCAGGGTGGCAGGCCGTGTTCGAAACACAAAACGCTTTTGGCGGGGTTGTCGATTTCGTCTTGGGCGGGTCTGGCCACAATGCTGGGATCGTAAATCCGCCATCGCGTAACAAGCATGGGTATTGGTTGAACTCGGATAAGGCGCTTACCGCGGAAGATTGGTTTGTTGATGCTGAGCGATTTGAAGGGTCGTGGTGGCCTGTTTGGCAAGAATGGTTGACCAGCGGAAAACGCGCTCAAGAGCAAACCCAAGCCCGCACTCCGGGAAATGACAAGTTCAAAGTGATTGAAGCGGCACCGGGCTCATTCGTCCGCAGATAGTTGGACGAGGCTTGGGGTGGGCGATTTTGCACATCCGTTTGGTGATAATTGGGCTACGGTCGACGGGGGGCTCGTCTTACGCTACAAAACATACAGGAGTGTACTATGCGTGAGATTCATCATTTCATAAACGGCCAAACTGTTTCTGGTGGCTCGGGGCAAACCGCTCAGGTCTTCAACCCGAATACCGGCGAAGTTCAAGCTCAAGTTGCGCTGGCAACAGTAGACGAACTTGGCACGGCCGTTGCCGCGGCGGAGGCGGCATTTCCATCCTGGTCAGCAACGAACCCGCAGCGACGCGCACGGGTCATGTTTGAGTTCAAGCGCTTGCTTGAGGCACACATGGACGAACTCGCAGAGCTGCTATCGTCTGAACATGGTAAAGTGATCGCTGATAGTCGAGGCGACGTTCAGCGTGGGCTGGAAGTGGTGGAATATGCGTGCGGCATGCCGCAAGTGCAAAAGGGTGAGTATACCGAAGGCGCCGGGCCGGGGATTGATGTCTATTCCATGCGTCAGCCACTTGGAGTGTGCGCCGGAATAACGCCGTTTAATTTCCCAGCCATGATCCCGATGTGGATGTTTGCAATGGCAATTTCTGCTGGCAATACATTTGTGCTGAAACCTTCTGAGAAAGATCCGTCGGTACCGATGCGGCTAGCCGAGCTCTTTTTGGAGGCAGGCGCACCTGCTGGGGTTCTAAACGTCGTCAATGGCGACAAAGTCGCGGTTGATGCGATTCTCGATCACCCAAGCATCAAAGCCGTCAGCTTCGTCGGTTCGTCAAGCATTGCACAGTACATTTACAGCCGCGGCACCGCTAATGGTAAACGCGTCCAAGCTATGGGCGGCGCTAAGAACCACGGCATTATCTTGCCAGACGCAAATATGGACCAAGCGGTCAAAGACATTGTCGGGGCAGCGTATGGTTCGGCGGGGGAGCGCTGTATGGCCCTTCCTGTGGTTGTGCCGGTAGGAAATGACACCGCGAACGAATTTATTGATCGCATCAGCGCCGAAATTGAAAAGCTAAAAGTCGGCATCTCTACTGATGCCGAAGCACACTATGGCCCTGTTGTGACAGCCGCGCACAAAGCCACGGTGGAAGAGTATATCCGGATCGGCGCCGAAGAAGATAACGCAGACCTTTTGATCGACGGTCGCGGCTTCGAGCTGCAAGGCTACGAGAACGGCTTTTTCGTCGGTCCCACTCTGTTCGACAATGTGAAGCCTGGCATGAAGACCTATGAAGAAGAAATCTTCGGACCAGTTCTGCAGGTTGTGCGCGCAGATAGTCTCGAAGAGGCGGCAGCATTGCCAAGCAATCACCAATACGGAAATGGCGTTGCAATCTTCACCCAGAATGGCCGCGCCGCCAGAGATTTCGCAGCCTCTGTCAATGTTGGGATGGTCGGGGTCAATGTGCCGATCCCTGTACCCGTCAGCTATCACACATTTGGTGGTTGGAAGCGTTCTGCGTTTGGCGACACCAATCAGTATGGCACAGAAGGCACGCGGTTCTGGACAAAGATAAAGACCGTAACCCAGCGTTGGCCGGAAGGCGATGTTGGCGATCAAGCGTTCATTATTCCAACGATGCAGTGATGGAGAGCGCAATGTCGGGCTATAAAACCATCATTATCGAACAGAATGAACGCGTCGCGACGATAAAGATCAATCGTCCCAAATCACTAAATGCTCTCAATACGGCTGTTATGCTTGAGATCGCAGACGCTATTCATGCGATTGACCGCGACCCTTCCGTTGCGGCGACGATCCTGACCGGTGAAGGACGGGCCTTTGCCGCAGGCGCAGATATATCCGAAATGCAACCCAAATCCTTTAGTGGGATGTACCTAGAGGACTATTTTGCAGGATGGGATCAAGTCGCGTCGGCAAGAAAACCGATCATCGCCGCGGTAAATGGCTTCGCACTCGGTGGTGGCTGCGAGCTCGCCATGATGTGCGATCTGATCATCGCCTCTGATAAGGCAAAATTTGGCCAACCCGAAATCAAACTGGGGGTCACACCAGGCATGGGCGGCTCCGTTCGCCTTACCAATGCAATTGGAAAAGCAAGAGCTATGGACCTCGTGCTGACCGGACGAATGATCGATAGCGAAGAAGCAGACCGGATCGGTCTTGTTAGCCGGGTCGTCCCGCACGACGAACTCATGGAAACTGCCGAGACAGTCGCAAAAGAGATTGCAGCTTATTCCTTGCCATCCATCATCGCTGCAAAAGAAATGGTGAACAGATCGTTGGAGCTATCCACAAACGAGGGAGTCCGGTTTGAGCGCCGCCTCTTCATGGGACTTTTTGGAACCAAGGATCAAAAAGAAGGCATGAGCGCGTTCGTCGAAAAGCGATCCCCAAGTTTCACGGATGAATAAAGTGAATTCTCCTTCTCGCGTACCGCCTCCGGAGCGCGGGTTTAACTCGGCGTTCAGAGCTCCCTAGTCTGAACGCCGTTTTTTTATAGGAAGCTGTTATGCGACTGAGTGAAGAACAAAATATGATCGCTGATATGGCGGAAGCGTTCTCCAGAGAACAGCTTCGTCCTAATGCCGAGCGCTGGGATCGCGAGAAGACAATGGATCGCGCTGTCCTTCGGCAATTAGCAGAATTGGGTTTTGGCGGAGTGTATTGCACTGAACAGCATGGCGGGAGTGGTCTTGGCCGTTTAGACGCTGTTCTGATCTTTGAACAACTCGCCAAGGGATGCGTGAGCCATGCGTCATTCTTGTCGATCCATAATATGGCCACATGGATGGTCGACCGGTTCGCAGACGATGATCTTCGCTCGAAGTTTGTCCCAAAGCTGACTTCAGCCGAAATGATTATATCCTACTGCCTTACCGAGCCTGGCGCAGGGTCTGATGCAGCGAGTTTGAAAACGTCTGCAAAACTGGACGGCGATCACTATGTCCTCAACGGCGCGAAGGCATTTATCTCTGGCGGCGGGTTCTCTGATGCCTATTTGGTTATGGCGCGTACATCCGAAAACGGTGCCAAAGGCGTTTCTGCATTCCTCGTCGAAAATGGAACGCCGGGGCTGTCATTCGGCAAGAATGAAGAAAAAATGGGTTGGCGCGCTCAGCCCACCGCGATCGTGAACTTTGATGATTGCCGTGTTCCGAGCAGTCAGAGAATTGGGCCTGAGGGGGAAGGCTTTAAATATGCGATGGCCGGTCTGGATGGCGGGCGGTTGAATATTGCCGCATGTTCCCTCGGCGGCGCGCAGGACGCGTTAGACAGGGCCCTGGATTATGCGCAAGAGCGTAAACAATTTGGACGGGCTATCTCCGATTTTCAAGCTACGCAGTTTAAACTCGCTGATATGGAAATTGATCTGCAGGCTTCTCGCTCGCTGCTTTACAATGCCGCTGACATTCTCGACCAGAAACTTCCAACCGCCACACGGATTTGCGCTTCAGCAAAACGGTTCGTCACAGATACGGCATTCAAAGTTGCCAATGATGCGCTCCAAATCCATGGAGGTTATGGATACCTCTCCGATTATGAAGTTGAGCGAATTGTACGCGACTTACGAGTTCATCAGATTCTCGAAGGCACCAATGAAATTATGCGTGTGATCGTCGCGCGAGAGCTCCTTTCGCAATGAGTATTCTACTCGAACCTATCGTGCGCGTGCGTAAGCAGGGGCGAGCAGGGATCATCACCCTAAATCGCCCGAAAGCTCTTCATGCGTTGACCACAGAAATGTGTGAGATCATGGTTGAGGCCCTTGATCGTTGGCGTCACGACTCGCAAGTCGAGTTGGTTTTGGTCGAGGCGGATCCGGCGACAAAAGGCTTCTGCGCTGGCGGCGACATTAAGATGCTCGCTGAATCTGGCGCGGGCACTGGGCAAGAGGCGCGAAAGTTCTTCGAGACCGAGTATAGACTTAACGCTCTGATACAATGCTACCCGAAACCGTACGTGGCGCTGATGGATGGTGTCACGATGGGGGGAGGGGTCGGAATTTCGGTGCATGGTTCGCATCGTATTGCGACTGAGCGAACTGTGTTTGCGATGCCGGAGACAGGTATCGGTCTGTTTCCAGATGTCGGTGCGACTTGGTTTTTGCCGCGTTTGGAAGGAGAGCTTGGACTCTGGTTGGGGCTCACCGGAGAGCGGTTGAAGGGAAAAGATGTGCTCGCGGTTGGTATCGCCACGCAATTCGTCGCTTCAAACCAACTCGATGAACTCAAGCAAAACTTGATCAAGAACGGACTTAGCGCCTTATCTCAGTGCGAATGCGATGCTGAGTTTAGCTTGGCGCATAAAGTTGAGGAGTTAAACCGTTGCTTTCAAATGAAATCTGTACGCGGAATTGTAAATCAACTTTCACGAGGATCTCCGTGGGCGCAATCCCAAGCTCGCAAAATCAACGCTAAGTCTCCACTGTCGCTGTGCATAACCTACAAACAACTCCGCATTGGACGCTATCTCGATGCATTTCAAGCGGCGATGATGCTGGAGTATCGCATCGCGACCCGCCTCATTTCGTCTCATGATTTTCGGGAAGGCGTCCGAGCTGTCGTCGTCGACAAAGATCATTTGCCGAATTGGCGCCCAGCTCATTTGTTTCGCGTATCGAGTGAGTTTGTCGACTCCTACTTTAGCCCCTTGGGCGACAGCGAACTCAACTTTCAAAATATGGACCTATCATGAAGATTGCATTTGTAGGCTTAGGAAACATGGGCTCAGGAATGTGCCTAAACCTCATCAAGGCTGGTTTCGATGTCACCGCATATGATTTGAACGCTGACTCTATGGCGGCGATCGCTTCGCGGGGCGGTACAACTGCCAATAGCCTGGAGGAATGTGCGACCGGGGCCCATACGGTCGTGACAATGCTTCCCGCCGGCCGTCACGTTCTAGATGTCTATTTTGGCGAGAACGGAATCGCAAAGACCCTGAACAAAAGCGCACTCTTAATCGACTGCTCTACAATCGCCGTGGAGGATGCTCGTCATGCCTCTTCTCTGGCAGCCGAGCGAGGGCTGGCTATGGTCGACGCCCCCGTATCCGGAGGCGTCGCAGCTGCCAATGCAGGGTCTTTGACATTTATGGTCGGCGGCGCTGAAGGGGCTTATGATCGCGCGCGCCCCATTCTTGAGGCAATGGGGAAGAATATCGTGTTCGCGGGCGCCTCCGGGAATGGGCAAGTTGCAAAAATTGCGAATAATATGCTGCTGGGGGTCTCTATGATTGCGACCAGCGAAGCTTTCAATTTAGCCGAGAGATTAGGTTTAGATGCTCAAACCTTTTTCGACATTGCATCGAAAGCATCGGGACAAAATTGGTCGATGACGTCTTACTGCCCGGCGCCGGGACCCGTTCCAACGGCCCCTTCAAACCATGATTATAAGCCTGGCTTCGCCGTGGATATGATGCTGAAGGACTTGAACCTCGCGAGTGAAGCAGCTGCCTCTTGCGATGCGCCCATCACCTTCGGAAACTTGGCGCAAAATGTATACCAGTCTCTTTCCTCTGATGGCTTTGGCGATTTGGATTTTTCGGGTGTGATGAGGCGGATTGAGAAGGAAATTTAATCCCCGTACCAATCACGATCTCAAGTAACTTTGAGGCTCATCTGCACATTACGGAGGGCAGATAAACTTTGAATATATGGTTAGCAATCCCGTGGTGACCGCCAATCCAACAACTGATCTTCGAAGGGTTACACTGATGCGGGCACAAGCTGCATCGCTGATCAGGGCATTGTGATCACGAGAGGGGTCTAGGCCATTTCGAGTTGCATCAGATGCTTTTGGTGATCGTTATATTTTGGCAATTTCAGTTCGAGCTCATCAAGCGGCATAAAATACTCTGACACGACATCGTGTGTCGCCGTCACGAAGGTGCCGGGCCTCCAATTTGGGCAGTAGTCCATTTCGATAAGAGCCGCCCGAACGCCTTCTCGAAAGTTTTCAGTGCGAGCCAGACGCGATGCGATGCGATATTCAAGTTTTGCAATACCTTCTAGCGAATCCAAGAATTCCGCTGTCCGAATTTGCCTGAGCGCTATTTTTAAAGATAGCGGGGATTTTGCAACCACTCTCGTCGCTTGCGATTTTGCCCAGTCGCTGCCATTCAATAAACGGTCTTTGATTTCCTTCGCGCTGTCGCCTGAAAAAAGTTCTTTGATTTCGCGGGCTTTCGGATGCTCGCGTGGTTCAAGCGTCGCGCAGCATCGATCCAGCGCAGCGATGCCACACGTCCTGAGTTCAGTTCGAAGGACGTTTAGCTCATGCGAAGCGCAATAGTGAGTTGCAAGACCGATATCGAAAGCTTCTCTGCCAGTTATCCTGCTGCCCGTAAAAGCCAACCACGTTCCGATCTGGCTCGGAAGCCCAGACAAAACCCGACTCGTTCCCGCCGTCGGGGCAAACCCCAATCCCGTATCGGGAAGATAAACAATGGTTTTTTCGGTAGCGACTCGAAAATGAGTGCCCGTGACTATCCCGACTCCCGAGCTTCTAGTCACGCCGTCCATGAGACTCACGATGGGTTTTGGGTAGCTTGAGATAAAAAGATAAAGCTCAAACATCGCCTTTAGCGTTCTGTTGATGTGGTTCGCCGCCCTGATATTGGTCAACGCCAGCGCCCGAAAGTCTATCCCCGCGAATATACCGAGATTGCTTTCGAACTGATCCAACAATACCAACTCGACTTCATCATCGTGTATCCAAGCGCTCAAGCCGGTGATGAATTCTTCGCAAATTTTGGGCGTGAGCCAATTGTTTCGGGCGTTACGATTTGCGGTAATAGAGCCGACGCCATTGTCTTTAATGAAAATGCAGTTCTGCAACGGTTTCTCCAGCGAAAGGCCGCACGATACGCTTTCTCTATATGAACGCCGTATTATCACTGAACAAACGTTCAGTGTCAATTTTGTTTCCGAAAAGGGAGCGGCATATCGGGGGTTTGTATCACGCTCGTTCGGGCAGACTGAGGGAAAAGACGCAATGCCCTGTAAAGTCTATCATTAAAATGAGCTATCGGATCCGTATTCTGTTATAAACCTCAGCGCAGAGGTCGAATAAATTCACTTGCAGATCAATGTTGCCTTTTTGGGGGATTGCACGATTGTGCAGTGGTGATTAATCCGAACGTTTTAGCCGGCTGGTAATGGAGCAACAATGGACTTGGGATCAAGGCAAAATCAGTTCGACTTGCGCGGCCTCCATGTGCTTGTCACGGGGGCTTCGGATGGGCTCGGTGCTGAGATTAGTAGGGCAATTGCGCGGTCTGGAGGAAAAGTATCGCTCGCTGCCCGGCGATTGGAGAAATTGAATGAATTGCAAATGCAAATCGCCGACGAGGGAGGTCATGCGTTTGCCACATTAATGGATGTTGAAGACGAAAAATCAGTATCGGCGGCTTTCGATTCCGCTGAGCAACAATTTGGTCGAATTGATGGGCTTGTCGCCAACGCAGGAATTAGCTTTGAAAGCCCAGTTTTAGATCAAAGTTTAGAGCAATTTGATCAAACAGTCTCGGTAAACCTTCGGGGTGTTTTCTTGACGGTGCGAGAGGCCGGCCAAAGAATGTTGAGCACTGAGAACGATAGTCCAGGACACGGCAAAATCGTCATCAACGCATCTTATACAGCGCACAAAGTTAGCTCAAATTTGAGTGCCTATTCGGCGTCTAAAGCCGGAGCTGTGCAGTTTGGTCGAGTAGCCGCGCGGGAATGGGCTAAAAATGGGATTAACGTAAACATGCTCTGTCCCGGTTACCTCTCTACGCCAATGACCTCAGAATTTTTCGCGTC
This DNA window, taken from Hyphomonas sp. Mor2, encodes the following:
- a CDS encoding dihydrolipoamide acetyltransferase family protein, whose protein sequence is MGEFVIKLPDIGEGVAEAELVEWLVEEGQAVREDDPLAAVMTDKATVEIPSPVEGSIQWLGPAIGDVVAVGSPIIKLEISGEGNIEPGTELSVEKASEEGKADSVEIAEPPSEPVTKTAKAPELSVDKIQHPVSKSNIPGLPRQPGEKPIAPPAVRAKAVAAGIDLRRVAGTGPAGRITHEDLAQFIASGGATVGAGAVRMANTDVKDIRVVGLRRVISEKISAAKSKIPHFSYIEEVDVTALEELRSQLNRDRREDQTKLTLLPFLMRAMVKAIAEIPQMNSVFDDDAGIVHEYGGVHIGIATQTDTGLVVPVVRHAEALSIWQCASEVSRVSSAARDGSAKRDELSGSSITITSLGALGGVATTPVINRPEVSIIGVNKMRVAPVWDGTEFRPRKIMNLSSSFDHRIIDGWDAALFIQKIKLLLENPAMIFVED
- the lpdA gene encoding dihydrolipoyl dehydrogenase, which produces MKDLSCKLLVIGAGPGGYVCAIRAGQLGVDTIIVEKQAAGGTCLNVGCIPSKAMIHAGEVFHQATVNQTGSEIGIKAGKPKIQLKKTVAWKDGIVTRLTGGVSALLKKNKVRRLDGEASLVDGKTVDVETAEGTIRVTAENVVIATGSVPVELASLPFGENTISSTEALSLSAVPEKLAVIGGGYIGLELGTAYAKLGSEVTIVEAESRILAQYDAELTKPVAKRLDALGMSVRLDSLAVGLNGDQDALIIETKSGDKEELLVDKVLVTVGRKPLTEGWGRENVFLEMDGPFLKIDDQCQTSMANVYAIGDVTGEPMLAHRAMAQGEMVAEIVAGHNLKWDKRVIPAICFTDPEVLCAGLSPNEAKDQGFEIETAMFPFAANGRAMTVEHDEGFVRVVARKDNHLILGLQAVGHGVSELASGFALAIEMGACLEDIAGTVHAHPSLGEAVQESTMRSLGRALHI
- a CDS encoding LysR family transcriptional regulator, with the translated sequence MADRVCNNPQVSNFNWDHLRAFLSVARSGRLVAAAKQLKTDHTTVARRITALEQSLNATLFTRSPQGYELTEQGSSILTMVEGMEALALQTIDQVSGDDLSVSGTVRIAAPEGFGSYFLAPRFTGLLEKHPDLNVELIASPNLVSLSKREADLAIVLSRPEGGRLVAKKLTDFELGLFASRDYVDNSAPIKTERDLSNHRFVGYIDDLLYAPELDYAHDVHAGVKTALGSNNLVAQLAATLRDAGLCILPNFIASQYETLRQVLPNQVRLTREFWLIGHADSRNIRRIQTVNAYISECVRAEKGLFALPNSAGTKQA
- a CDS encoding alpha/beta fold hydrolase, with amino-acid sequence MAQAEQNTQITPFSKLNLQASSDAWQRLGASMVALAMANANRAQSKQAPLPFDQAKLFRAASDVVRGAWSAPVNVMKFQAQAAKSWTEFSLDVTRQMFGGKSQLDLKPAKTDRRFRDSEWDENLYFKTIKDSYLLASQQMIELANEVLSLDEVARTRLDFLVRQYLNAVAPTNFAFSNPEVMRKSVEEGGANLIGGLANMISDLASDDAWIRREAEDHFILGEDIAATEGAVVYQNDIMQLIQYAPSTKQVYKRPLLYVPPLVNKYYLLDLKPASSLFKWLVDQGHTVFTISWVNPEKVHRDFDFGDYVVDGVVEALDVVREITGEPKTDLFSFCMGGAIAAGALGYLQAKGKSKHVSSATLMATLVDNSQLGEWGTFATKEQVEAFNHHVEHEGLISGSELKKLFSVVRANDLIWSSVLDHYLLDRKAPASDLLQWFNDGSNIPARFSRTWSRDVLADNKLAKAGGLKVRGVPIDLKKVKTPIFNLALHDDHVAGWQAVFETQNAFGGVVDFVLGGSGHNAGIVNPPSRNKHGYWLNSDKALTAEDWFVDAERFEGSWWPVWQEWLTSGKRAQEQTQARTPGNDKFKVIEAAPGSFVRR